The following are encoded in a window of Anopheles gambiae chromosome X, idAnoGambNW_F1_1, whole genome shotgun sequence genomic DNA:
- the LOC4576158 gene encoding uncharacterized protein LOC4576158 → MVPSGPAGVSKMLPSTRTGRAFAFGRHHFLLSLGLCCILQLCLLAGSANATSMYYKKVSGEKYEPDWVPVSSTVIPLVERVVSVGARTKPSTGADGSQHPGAARLQSADESYKRAYVKHISKFTKIGTAGALVQPGTLITGKQAASAKD, encoded by the exons ATGGTACCGTCGGGACCAGCAGGTGTTTCCAAGATGCTGCCAAGTACCAGGACAGGCAGGGCGTTCGCTTTCGGACGGCATCATTTTCTACTCTCGCTGGGTTTATGTTGCATTCTGCAACTGTGCCTGCTGGCAGGCTCTGCCAACGCTACCTCGATGTACTACAAGAAAGTTAGTGGTGAAAAGTATGAACCAG ACTGGGTGCCCGTATCGTCCACGGTGATACCTTTGGTGGAGCGTGTCGTCAGCGTGGGTGCGCGCACGAAGCCGTCCACCGGTGCGGATGGTTCGCAACACCCCGGAGCGGCCCGTTTGCAGTCGGCGGACGAAAGCTACAAACGCGCGTACGTGAAGCACATCAGCAAGTTCACGAAGATTGGTACCGCCGGAGCGTTGGTTCAGCCGGGCACGCTCATTACCG GTAAACAGGCCGCAAGTGCAAAGGATTAG